The genomic DNA GCTGTCCTTCGCCGACAGCGGAAGAGCAAGGCTAATCAAATACCGAGAGCAACTACTAACAAATATCTTTGTCGTCTCACTGGATCGATGATTTCTGATTACTACATACCTATTATGtagcatataaaattttgataaataatcaCCACTTTCCATACTGtatatgtttcagaaaaaaatgcaaggTATATTAGTATCTATATTCATTACAGAATACGGTATCATCTTAGAACTTTGATTTTCACTCActataatatcatttaaaatagtgTAGCTCTATGCCGAACATTATAAATGAATCCAGCATTTAAGTGTTTtgctactggtactgatgataaacccggacagatgataaagtcgaccaccttggaaatatccgattgcaatcggttacttataaaattgaacacaccatctaatagtttccacttacaacaccaactggtgtaaataaaaacaaaattgataaatattctgtataaataaataacttacatttcacatttcataggcgtaggagcgagtttaactttgggggggggggggcaaaccttttTCGACCGGCGAtttgtgcgggggggggggggggggtgttataGCAGCAAGGTATCCTCAgtgcattattcgtgacaaagccttgtacagggattaactgggccataggcccctcaaacctttatgttttagcaatcattgagttattctgatgatacacatacgactaggcactgaactgtcataatcagtcatattatgtattgttctaattaagtgtgccattttttttccttcttctgttgaagccctgtaCATACAATCAAtttagcactgcatttgtctaattgtggtacatgtataaagttgtggaaatatcatttccctcgaatggacaatgaaaaacaaaaaaaaaaaatacataacgtttacatgcgtaaacaggcttaatagttaggcctacaatgattttgcagacgctcaaaccgcaactgtagtgattgcgctcaatgatatattatttttatattaaaatgtaaacgattcttggcgtggcgcgtacagatttcagtactcacactacggaagaAGACAttttagtcagaatacaagggaaggccaaatgcaaatcagaaatcaggttgaaaagaattatatgatgctaagtaaatgttatattagactgcaatttatatctcttttccaaaatattcggggggccaaactatactttggcccccccctcctagctttgggggggcctggcccccccggccccccccccccccccctgctcctacgcctatgcatttatctgtataaaaaatatttatacaaaattactggggaagagggtgttttttcgcgcatgctcactgtcgccacatgaaggcctgacattttgttacttttcattacttgatcagaaATGACTATTGCAgcttttttgggaaagtttcaatataatactacaaaggaaattttgtaaatgacaatgtggttgaatttatcatcagtcgACCTTCATActgtccccattttacaaacccctttcagggcctcacttcgtttgagtttgctaactaaatataaatttgaattatgtaaagttttcagaaaatgttaagCCTTATTTTTTGATActgaccattgattacaaattgcagaaataaaaaagttacaggtaaaaactCTTTTGAtgttcgagtttatcatcagtaccggTATAGTTTTACTTTATTGTTTTGAAGTCACGCTCACAGAAACACTTGACACACATTTTGTTCTATTTCAGTCACTATCGACTATCGAGAATCTCCGCAGTAAAGCGagattttcgtgcaaaaataCTATCGTAGTAGATTTGTTCCCACGACAACTGACGTATATTTTCATGGTTTATTAAATTCTCTCTTCGCATGTGTATTTAATATTGCTAAGAATTTAAGAAACacactttatttactttattcattCATACTGTTACATTATGTGACGTgacttaaataaaagtaattgttgttgtAGTTATTCAAAGCCTATAAAACATAACCTATTTAATTTAGTAATTTATTAAGGCCTAAATCAACAACATGAAAGAAGTTAGATAAATGTCGcacaaaattatttcatacattaaTTCCACATTCCATAGCTATGCTGGCAGTTCGTCGAATGACCATTTTGCTAATTTAAAGAAACCTAGCTGCTGCTGTTTCgtgtatgagagatggggcaaagaaaaatagaatttgttcaaacttttttacagattcatttttttttgtatatgaatatattttcgtgttagaaaaagaaaaatgcaaaaaaaaaaaaaaaaaataataatcgtAGGTCACCGTGCTTGTTCAGAATTACATTAAAACTGGATTTTCCTGCAAATTTGCCTGTCCGAGTGTAGATAACGTcttgaacaagcatggtgaccttcgatTTTTTCTCACaattctgtttttagctcgacttttcgaagaaaaagtagagctattgtactcacccCGGTGTCGACGTCGGCGTAGACTGGTCCCCTGCGTACTTCCaataattggaagccattttgaatgggaaccaatattggacagggaaccagattaacgtcggcgtcgccgttggttaaaggttttgataaaaaacttaaaatagttatttactatcaaagtctacatccgGAGAAagaatctccataactctgatttgaattttgacaaaattatgcctcaTTTTAACgtatcattttttgttaaaatgtttgataaagtaaaaaatatctctgttactatcaaaacttttgacttgaaacttaaaatacttatttacaatcagtcttcaccaggagaaacaatccccataactctgatttgaattttgacataattatgcccttttttaacttagaatttttttgttgaaatttttgataaagtcaaatatctgttactattaaagcttttaacTTGGTactcaaaatggttatttactatcaaaatctacaccagcaGACAtaatttccataactctgaattttgacaaagttatgatgtccctttttaacttttttttactggcaaagctttaattcagagtcaagcgctgagaaaagtcgagcgcgctgtcttacagacagctcttattgATAttacactgtgttcatatacaaagtttgaacaaattctatcaTTGGGAATCtgtttttacccaaaactgccaCATGCGTCCTTAATAAAAAGTTAATATCAATAACTAGAACGCTTTGGTCTCCCATCAGTCTTAAAAACAGTAGCGGTCATGTCGACAGTAGATGGCCAAAATGGTCTTGGTTTCAATATGCTTATATGGGATATTTCTACAGAAAAAGGAGGACTAATTTTGCCAAAACAGAGCTATGGTACCTGGTCTTATGAGCCCACCTCGAAGTTTCAAATGATGTATGAATGGTGGTCAACAGATACTAAAGGAAAACAAGTACGGACGGGACTGGGACGGATTGAAACTTGACTATAAAGTGACTATAAAGGCCCCTTCAGAAACGAGGTTTTGAATGGGGTATAATATAGCAGCCTGGAGGCAATTGAGTttatgaagtgtgaagtgtgaaaaCGCCTTACATGCTCTACCTATTACTGGTTCAAGCGAAATGTTTGAAACCCCATCCATTTAAAACGTTAGTTTTACTTGCAATCCATCACTTTAATCCTGATACAAAACTTCActgtttgctttaaaaaaaacttcctttCTCATCTTTTACTTGTATCTCCTCTTTTCTTTGTTCTTAGTGGCTTCATTTTTGGTCGCCGGCCATCCCTGGGCATTTTTCCTACGTGCTTGCTTTGCGTGTGTCTTGGAAAGTGCCCCAatgtgttatattttcttgtttgtttgtttgttctgtgtGTATGTCAGTGTCTGTTGTGTGTGTGTTGGAGGGGGGGGGTCAGATAAATTGTCTTGTGTATGTGCGTctttgcgctgctgtggtttacagTGTAGGAACACTGCATTTAAGGAACgtggatattcatccttgcttttttacTTTCCCTTAACACCCAACCCTTCAAGCGGTTCATGGAAAGAAGTCGTTAATTGGtgttattattttactatttatacttctagtgccccccccccccccccccctggaaagAAGTCGTTAAATGGTgtaatttttttactatttatacTTCTAgtgccccccgcccccccccccccccccccccatataatacaaataatacaaattgaataaaattgggaCAGTACCTTTGTCTTAATGCTTAATGCTACAAATctagtttaatgaagatccatcatgcagttaatgaaaagaagtacTTTAtcggtatttctatttttagctctagaggccCATAAATAGGAGCCGTTAGCTCCCGCTTGAACAGATCTTGGGGAGAACCTTatgataatgctacagaccaatgtGGATGAATACCCATCCATCCATCAGTTCACGAGAAGTAAtcgtttaaatgtttttccatTTCAGTTTATCTCTAGCGGCCCGTAAAAGGGGCCGAGGTAAGTTACtagtatttgaacaaatttgatagaagCCTCTGACCAAATCTGATGTAAATCTGACcaatagtttcagaggagaacATGTTGACGCAGGACGTTCAAGAACGATGAACGCCATACTGTCCACCTATAAGAAGTACGTGTACCTTTCTTTTTTTCGAATAATTTGTGACAAGTAGAATATTTAAGaaacttcaaaaagaaaaagaagcaaaatatattattatatttattcgCCAACAAGGTATACTTAACGTTGCATCTGATCAAAGACCTTATGTAAAAGCCAAACACTTAAGTTATTATACAGAAAGAGCTGCggcaaatatttataaaagataCGGGATAAACAAGAATCCTGCACACTGGGAAAGAAGTTACAAATTTGAGGTACACCGTCGACTAgcatacatgtaaaaaataagCATTTGAGCTACTCCCAATAAGTTCACGTAATAGTTCTAATTTAGTAGTTACTAATAAAGTTAGAGTAAATCTATTTCCGAGATAGAGCGTATAAGAATATTCCAAAAGCTGTACAACTCAGAAATGTTCTAACACCGTGCTGTTTGTTCCATCGTATGATGTGATTCTTTACCCAGGTTTCacctgtaatgaaataaaaatgtaataaagcaTAGCTAACAAAGTCTccaaatgtattttcttttgagAAGATCTGTacgaatatcctttggaagcatataacgaACCCATGCAAATCAaagataatagcagactcgataagtctgttcgtgagaggcaATGAAACCTGCAACATTCCTCAATTCACTCAACACCGGCTTATGGGGGATTCTATTATTCGCAAACGTTTGAATGAACGCCGTGGTTCCACCAATGAGTTATAAATACAAAGTACGTACCGCAGTACATCACTTAAATGTTGACGTGATATTtgttaaaatctaaaagaagCATATAACACAAATGAGCAAATATAATCTTCATTCAGCAGTCTAAGTATGAGTCTTTTTGAGAAGGAATAAAATGCATGTGCTAGACGTACATCTTAATATTCGATTGCCATAACGTAATGTTTTCACAACaagcatttcaaatattttgactggaaaaaatgataaagtataaTGCCTCCGGCCGCGTAAACGCCTACAAAAAGAAACCGTATTATACGCCCTAGTGCAGTGCAGACCTGTTTTAGTTCTTACTAACTGCTCTATCAATAACTTAAAGACATTTACGCGACAATATGAATAATTCCTGAGTCCGCTCCCTGAGAAAACTGGTTTTTGGTGTATCATAATAAAGAACAGCCATAACTCTAGCGCATGCCTCCTCATTAGGACACCGGTACCGTTTATTCCAAGGAAACGAACCTGAACGCCAACCCACCTGCCGTTTCAATGACGTCATCCTGAAGATTCTTCTTGATGTCAGGTAACATAACAATCAGGGTCCAGGGCCATACACAAATAAAAATACTTGAACCAATCAGCCATAGCGACCTCGTGTCCGAATCCTTATCTAAATAGTATGCACCAGCACCTGCAAGAGCTCCTAGTCCGGCCATAGGCCCCTGTattataaaaacagaaaatctgGAAATGGGTGTTCATTAAAAGTTAAAACCCATCTATATATTTTAGTTTCAAATGTGATGGAAATCATTTCTTAAGTAGACTATGTTTATTGTATACATATCAAATAGGAGGTAAGCGTAAATACTGCAGTGAACAGGTGGCAAAATGCTATATTAGAAAGGTACTGAATACACAACGAAGTAAGGGACATAATTGAATCTTTAAATATACAGAATACTTTCTTCAATGTAGAAAAATGCTagttctgtatttattttttaattgaaagATACACGATACAAATCTTTAAGTATTCAGACTATAAcattttctgcaatgtagaatctGGATTTTAACCTTTAACCCTGATTTTTTAACAAACTAAGTCAAATTTATTTATAGAAGTTATGCATCTAGTGCCGGTTCCGTGTGCCGGACTCAGGTTTTTATTCTTGGTAATCCGGAAAAATAACGTTcagcaatgtacatgtataatgaaaataaaaataacagatAGAATCTACAACACAAAATTGTATATTGACACATATCAAACTGGTATAACACATTGGAAAATACATACTTTGTAAACAACAATAGAAGATTTCTACTGATCAACCACGTGTATCTATATAAACAAGAAAGAGCGAAGAAATTATCTTACCTGTAAATTTTTTGCTCTAAGGAAATTTTCTTTCCAATCTTTTCGACAGTTTGGCAAATCAAGTGTTTGACCCGCCGGGTGACCGGCTGCGTTAATGTATAGCGCACATCCGGCAAACAAACCGGATAGTCCAGTGGCTCCAATCTTCAAACAATCTTTAAGGTTTAAATCCATGTTTTGCTAAGTATTAGATGATCTATACCATAAGAGATACTACGTGAAAAGTGCACGAACGTGTAAAGAACTCTCGTTTGACCTTGGTATATCAAAAGAGTAACTAAACTTCAAAGGGCATTTAATAGGACATCATATTTCGTCAGAttagtttctaaaaatagtgcaGGACTGGTGTATGAAACGCCGCGACTGTCTCTTGAAGCGTTATATCCATCATTCTGTTTACCTGTACACGTATTATAGCAATCACGCtgtttaattttaacaaattagtGGTTATTTGCTTGCTCTCttgttgattttgtaaaatttgtgtCCTTTTCTGTAGGGCGGTATTGTCAGCAAGATTTTGGAgattattatttaaacaaaatgtatctatAATGTTTAACTTAAGCTCTTCAGTAGGATAATTTCATCACATAGGATAATACGTTTTGTTCTTATAAAAATTAGTCTCGATTTACATTCGaatcaataaatataatattgaaattaaaatattttttacgcATGAAATGTTTTGTGTTTGTATTGGTATGTTACAGAAATTATTGTCGAGCAGCCAACTGCACCAGTTGGACTGCTACAGCGTAACTACAGAAACACAAGACTGTTTTCAAAGTTTGACCaacacaaaaatttatttttttacatataatcAATAAAGATTGTGATACTGTCATGCTAAATTAATAAGATTTGTAACATAAACTAGAATAATCAAACTAATTTTTAAATTGCAATAAAGGTAAATTTACCTCAAGTCGTTCCACTGTTATACTGAAATGGAAACATCCTTCAAAATATCTGTACTTTACCAACCCTTTTTGCGTCATTTTATGCTGTATTTAATACAGCAGTGCACATATGTAAAGTAGACTGATAATTCTTATAGTGATATTAGTTAACATTCTcggtcaaaattcatttaaatgacggaaatttatatttttcaatatttaataatGTTTGTCTAGCTATTACAAACTTTAAACAAACGACGTATATCGACTAATGCACTGATGTAACACAAATACCGGCGCACATCAGGAGTTAAATgcaagttttatgtaaattttaataaataaacaacagtaacagaaaaataaagaaatgaaaaaaagttatatacaAGAACTATTACATCATTTTGATAATCATGATTACCTCTTACAttataagttaacgttggcttcGAGTTATAAAAGAATATAACCTCGCAAGTTCGCTAGTAAATTTTATTGAACGAACATTTACCTGTTACAAAACATATCTAAATACATTAACAAAAGGTAAATTGCAAACATAATTGGCTTATAAAATCATAGATACACTCTTACGATACCATAAGCATATACATTTGTTAGAGCAATTTGAATATATTATGCTTCCTGCTTGTAAGTTAAGATACACTACAAAAGTAACGTAAGTATCATTAGATTGAATGACATGGGTATGACAGAAAAATACATTCAAGTTAGGTGTattatgtggcaaatatgattgttatttaccaacattatgtGTCTGATAACACGAATTTAAGTTAATTTAATAaagcttttcttggaaacatttatgaAAATCTACCATAACGCGTATTAAACTTGTCAAATCATAAAACATACAACTTTACCAGAATACTTCTTGACAACAAATGTTTCTGTTGTGGTTATACTTTTGTAATGAAACCGTTGACATATAATCAGCATAATCTTATGCACAATATGACAATAAAGTCTTGGTTTACCatctgatcagaaatatgctaatggtaacgtatgtatcccaacGAATCAATTAATTTGCGGGCACCAAATATCGTGTTAAATATTGCCATCAAATTAAAGCCGACCATTGCAAATcaaaagaacaaatatttattaattatttcttacgagTGTCAAATTAATGATTCGTATTTTCAAAGCCGGCTTTGATAATCTCGTCctcttgtatatttgtaaggtGACAGCCCTTATAAGTGCTTTTGTCGCTGTatccatgaatcacacaacatCAAGCTGTATATAATGATATGCACGCCAAACAATGcttattcaaatattcaaaaaataaatgcaatCACAAGTCACCGTGtccgaaatatttccaaaaaatgaagaACAGATGATTTTATTTAAGTTGAGCACAACTGCATTCATGCACCAAGCATCACCACAATCCAACAgttctacatataaaatttctttcagaATGAACAGTTTTATTAAGTCTGtatttactgtaaagactttttcaaaatctatttacattcttgaaaaaaatgatttaaaggtGTATCGTTCTTGGAACATAAGTTTATGCCCTTTTACTGGAATTtttttaccttaacagtaattaaaggtagctgttttatttttacgGCAGAGATTCGTTTTGAGGTATcaattttaacagaaaacgaaaaaaaaaactaatcagAAGTAAGTTAATAATTAAGAGTGGCGTACGTTCTAAGTCAGCACTACAGACATTATCATTTCGGTTAAAGGCCCGTGCTGGAACAACCAAAGCCTTTTCATCAAACTAAGAAACAGAATCTCCAGACTACGAAAGAAACCtggtacattttcacaaggaatgtataatgtcatattatgacattatacattccttgtaaAAAGGAATGGGTTTCTTTCGGAATCTGGACAgtctgtttatttgtttgttttttcttattttctctcctCCCTTCATTGTTTTTCCAAGATTTTAGCAGGGAGGTAATATTTTCACTGTCTGATACTCTCCTTTTCAAGGAGCGCACTGCCTTTAGCTTTCTCACGTTCACGATACTTCTTTTGAACTTCAGCCCATATTTACCTGATGTGCAACCCACCACAAGTCAACAATGAGTAATTATTACTGATATACGAGTAATTATTACTGATATACGCACACATACACCAATAACGaatgtattgatacatacgttaccgatcACTGTCCTATATTGTGCCACGggtatgctgtttccattcattttgtttttaataaaatgtcaaatatgtatctttataataaagattCAATGACATACGACCAATTTTGTAAACGAAACcttataataagaaataaatatcaacgcatgttttattatattttaaaaatagaatttgcatgacatgttttgaacaaaaatagtgttaaaaacaaaactgttcaGCAAATTTAAACACCCAAGTGTTTTATCTTGGAaccttaacttaaaaaaaaataaacgaagccttatgttgtataaaatggaGAGTCAATAAAATATCGAGTATCTAAGATACTTACGTTACCatacgtaacgtatgtatcaatagtttGTACAGTGTTTATGGCGTACTCAGTATGTATAACAAcacaaattaaattcaaacaaacaaTATGATTGTCATGTAATCACAAACAGGTTTTactttaagatatatcaaatttACTTACTATTTATACCGTACATTATCAGGTGAGCCCGttggacattttcagaaaaagacaacacgtcttcaaggacaaatgtgcgactttacatgtgtgaaatctgcatcttatgacgtagacgatacaaagtgatgacattatcaattaaaactgagtgacactttcctgtttatgttattttaaattaggCTGGTCACGTTTGTATCGATCACGTttgtatcattttgccatttctaaTGCCACTTGAATTTAGAAGGACCTCTGCTTTataatagatttattgaaaatgcatgcaCTGTTTTGGCATGAAAAAACTACACTTAGTTCAACATGAATTGCTGTGATTTTTAATGTCTTAGAATAAAGGTAACGTTTGTATCATGGAAAGTGGAATCTTAACATAAGgaaaatttaagtgaaaaatatatcactattaagtatatcttgtatcaaatATTATAGCCTGTAGTTGTAATGAGACTAGAAATAACCTTAAAAAGCACATAAAACGCTACTTTTTCATACGTCAAGCTTATATATTCATAGTAGAACAGATGCATAACGTAAGTATCCCAACATCGGcgtcatatctgttttattgtttaggaatagtaataacacaaacatacacattATGAAGCAGTTATTAGTAATAAGAGAATATGTATTttttgcatttactaaaaaatctgtCATTATCTCTAAAAGAGATCGAGCGTTGTTAATTTTTGTGTAAAACTTGCACATGgcgtcagtaacgtatgtatcattttaaacTGTCGTTAGTGATTTTTTTTGGATTATGGATCAGATAAATCCAATTGATATTAGGTAATAAGTATGAACATGTATTTATTGAAATTCTAGTATGTTTAGTTTGCCCCTGATGCCTATGTTTAAACGACCACGGTAAGGAACACTCAATTGTTCGTCATTAACGACTTTGGgcgcatagtgggtttgcgaccagcatgaatccgcgcagtctggtcaggatccatgctgttcgctaacagtttctctaattgcaataggttttaaaagcgaacatcatggaccGTTTTACTTATCTAAAGACACTTGCTGTACATATAGAGTTTCTTGTATGAGAAATGGGAcaaaaatagaatttgttcaaaatttttacagattctatttgtatatgaacacagtttcatgtcagaaacagaaaaatgcaatcgcaatcataggtcaccgtgcttgttCAGGGATATCTGCCTtaaaaaactggatttttcttcaaatttgcatattcaagggtagataactcctgaacaagcatgctGACCTTCGATTTTTTCCCCATAATTCTATTTCTAgcatgacactgtgttcatatacaaagtttgaacaaattctattattgggattatttttagccaaaactGCCACATGCGTCCTTAATAAAAAGTTAATATCAATACCTAGAACGCTTTGGTCTCCTATCAATCATAAAAACAGTAGCGGTCATGTCGACAGTAGATGGTCTGGGATTCAGTATGTTTATATGGGACATTTCTACAGAGGAAGGAGGACTAATTTTGCCAAAACAGAGCCATGGTACCTGGTCTTATGAGCCATAAACCCATCTCGAAGTTTCAAATGATGTCACAGTACgtgaaaaatgtgcagtcagaccgggactcgaacccggggcctcggaataccgttccgatgctcaaccgactgagctacccggccgcttACACATTTTCTAATCGTCTTAATATTTAAGTTCTATACCGTCACATATTTTCCCACCACTTTGAAATTCGTCCGCATATTTTAGCGGGTATTTTTGTACATaggcaattacaggcgtcggagaccaACCAGTGAAATTCCGTCACGtccccatgttgggcgccaaatgtcacagggtgagaaaaatgtgagCCAACCCGgagcctcggaataccgttccgatgctctaccgaatGAGCTACCCGGCTAGATGCACATTTTCTCctcgttttaatattcaagttctatactgtGACATATTTCCCAACCATTTGAAATTCGTCcgcgaatttcagcgggtact from Mercenaria mercenaria strain notata chromosome 11, MADL_Memer_1, whole genome shotgun sequence includes the following:
- the LOC123531602 gene encoding uncharacterized protein LOC123531602, with product MDLNLKDCLKIGATGLSGLFAGCALYINAAGHPAGQTLDLPNCRKDWKENFLRAKNLQGPMAGLGALAGAGAYYLDKDSDTRSLWLIGSSIFICVWPWTLIVMLPDIKKNLQDDVIETAGETWVKNHIIRWNKQHGVRTFLSCTAFGIFLYALSRK